The proteins below come from a single Sorghum bicolor cultivar BTx623 chromosome 4, Sorghum_bicolor_NCBIv3, whole genome shotgun sequence genomic window:
- the LOC8079455 gene encoding uncharacterized protein LOC8079455 — protein sequence MGSRQIVAVLQVGGEFSRDDDGRMSYYGGEAHAMHVKSDWAFKAFKHEISSTLNNLKLDSYVFKYFLPRNDKTLISISNDKDLKRMVEFHAESETTYIYVMKKADNRLKISIAGADAPADCAVIATTPDGSKRQKICASWENAITGAGQVFQSAKEFRDALHKYAIAHRFHYKFVKNDSSRVTAECTDGGCAWRIHASKSHSKEFMVKKVFGTHTCESETIKSHRLASQKWVASVIKEKIRDSPNYRPRDIANDLQREYGLCLNYSQAWRGKAIARKELYSSDEEACNQLPWFCQRVVETNPGSVATVVTLEDSKFRFFVAFHASLHGFEHGCRHLLFLDVISVRSNKHWKLLAATSVDGEGDIFPVALSVVDDENQENWHWFLEQLNDSLPALGAITFISNGKNGLWDEVSLIFPDSYHGYHVNCFIEEFKQQLDGSWSEEVKDMMVAHLEKAIYSCKVDEFNQYVELIKTESDKLAEWLLETKPERWSDAFFKGSRLGQYTCNVSETISDWIPSRYELSVVQLVDTIRCNLMEMMYTRRESSNTWTEVLTPSANQKLQEQMNKALTLSVVCSTGNDGNGHVFEVCDDSVNVVNIDTWECTCRRWHVSGIPCSHAIAVFDRTEQCPLDYCSKYFTTECYRLTYAMSINPIPDVFVPTAAGDPSQGTTLLSSPILTRRQVGRPKEKPADPRIAIKRAVRCSRCKGYGHNKATCKVPISD from the exons ATGGGAAGTAGGCAAATTGTTGCTGTTCTTCAAGTAGGTGGAGAATTTTCAAGAGATGATGATGGACGGATGTCCTATTATGGTGGAGAGGCTCATGCTATGCATGTGAAGAGTGATTGGGCCTTTAAAGCGTTTAAACATGAAATATCTTCAACACTCAATAATCTCAAACTTGATTCCTATGTGTTCAAGTACTTCCTTCCGAGAAATGACAAAACTTTGATTTCAATATCAAATGACAAAGACTTGAAGCGCATGGTTGAATTCCATGCGGAGTCAGAAACAACTTACATATATGTCATGAAGAAGGCTGACAACAG GCTGAAGATCTCCATTGCAGGCGCTGACGCTCCTGCAGATTGTGCTGTGATAGCAACTACTCCAGATGGATCCAAGCGGCAAAAGATTTGTGCTAGCTGGGAGAATGCAATCACAGGAGCTGGTCAAGTGTTTCAAAGTGCAAAGGAATTCCGAGATGCATTACACAAGTATGCCATTGCTCATAGGTTTCATTACAAATTTGTCAAGAATGACTCTTCTCGTGTAACCGCAGAATGTACTGATGGAGGGTGTGCATGGCGTATACATGCATCAAAGTCTCATTCAAAGGAGTTCATGGTCAAGAAAGTTTTTGGTACTCATACTTGTGAATCAGAGACCATCAAAAGTCATCGTTTGGCATCTCAGAAATGGGTTGCTAGTGTTATTAAGGAAAAAATACGTGATAGTCCAAACTACAGGCCAAGAGATATTGCGAATGATCTCCAACGTGAATATGGATTGTGCCTCAACTACTCCCAAGCTTGGCGTGGTAAAGCAATAGCCCGAAAAGAACTTTACAGCTCAGATGAAGAGGCATGCAATCAGCTACCTTGGTTTTGCCAAAGGGTTGTTGAGACCAACCCTGGAAGTGTGGCAACAGTAGTGACCTTGGAAGATTCGAAGTTTCgattttttgttgcattccatGCCTCCCTTCATGGTTTTGAGCATGGTTGCAGgcatcttctctttcttgatgtgatttctgtcagatcaaataaACACTGGAAGCTATTAGCTGCTACTTCagttgatggtgaaggtgataTCTTCCCTGTTGCACTGTCTGTAGTGGATGATGAGAATCAAGAAAATTGGCATTGGTTTCTTGAGCAGCTAAATGATTCATTACCTGCACTTGGAGCAATAACATTCATATCTAATGGTAAGAATGGTCTGTGGGACGAGGTTTCACTTATATTTCCAGATAGTTATCATGGATACCATGTCAACTGTTTTATTGAAGAATTCAAGCAGCAGTTGGACGGCAGTTGGAGTGAAGAAGTAAAAGATATGATGGTTGCACATCTTGAGAAAGCCATTTATTCATGCAAAGTTGATGAATTCAATCAGTATGTTGAACTCATCAAAACTGAATCTGATAAGCTTGCTGAATggcttttggaaactaaaccagAGCGGTGGTCAGATGCCTTTTTCAAAGGGTCACGACTTGGCCAGTACACTTGCAATGTTTCTGAGACAATTTCGGATTGGATTCCTAGCAGATATGAGCTCTCAGTAGTGCAGTTGGTTGACACGATCAGATGCAACCTAATGGAGATGATGTATACACGCAGGGAATCTTCCAATACCTGGACAGAGGTCTTAACACCATCAGCCAATCAGAAACTTCAGGAACAGATGAACAAAGCTCTCACACTCAGTGTTGTTTGTTCAACTGGAAATGATGGAAATGGTCATGTGTTTGAGGTGTGCGATGACTCAGTCAATGTTGTCAACATTGATACATGGGAGTGCACCTGCAGAAGATGGCATGTGTCTGGGATACCATGCTCGCATGCAATTGCGGTATTTGACCGTACTGAGCAGTGTCCACTTGACTACTGCTCCAAGTATTTCACAACGGAATGTTACCGCTTGACTTATGCCATGTCCATAAATCCAATACCTGATGTTTTTGTACCTACTGCAGCAGGTGACCCATCACAGGGCACAACATTACTTTCAAGCCCCATTCTGACCCGAAGACAAGTGGGCAGACCAAAGGAAAAGCCAGCTGATCCGCGTATTGCAATCAAAAGAGCAGTGCGCTGCAGCAGATGCAAGGGCTATGGGCACAATAAAGCAACTTGCAAAGTCCCCATCTCAGACTAG